ATTGTGATGTAAACGATAATGTGACTTTCAATGTATATTTATGTATGTAGCCTCAAACGATAGGCTGTTATTCCAttaaatagaatagttttgtacgaaatattgacaaaatatttgtgTCATCACATCCTGCTTTTTTATCCTAcctgttttgaaattcatatattaattgaaacttaTTGTTGAAGActtatattcattatataattgttttatcttactatattgtttttaattattttttctttcaatgaataaactaaataaattaGATTTCTTCAATGATACCCCCTTTCTCCACACTGACAGACGTAAATCAAGTAGTGTAAAACAATGAAACTATCAGCACAGATCTAATGGTTGTCTGtggtatttattaatacaatgatttttttcaatattcaacattGTTTgttcattcaacattcaaatgtCCCAGTTCTAACCAAATATAgatattatcaaatcaatttattttccatttttacaatatatacagagcatgaaattaCCATAGTTACTAAATGTCCATACAATGCTtatcaaatgttcaaatattgaacaaaaatatctgATAATCTCCATTTAACGTTCGATAGTGGTTAAATAATGTCTAATAATGTTTGATAGCTGTCTAATATTCAACCAGACAATGTACATAAACGTTAATCATAGTTCAATTTTCTGTATATGGCAAACGCCAACAAAAATGGCGGCTGGTGAAAGAACAATATTAATGTTCAGTTCTGTGACGACAGTTAGCAAGTGGTCTGTGAGAGCATATCGAGTCAAGGGCGACCTCAGCTAAATCgttagggtgtgatcacattgaatgcctAATAAATATATGAGTGCAAGTtcacgtcagatcatgcatgagccgaaaaacaaaatttgaaaagtgccATTGAACCATGTTgagacttgcatgtagctgctcacccactgaacgcaaccagcaagtgcaagcgTTCAATGTGAGGGTTCCTGTtaatttttctcagattttgtttttctcaCCCCTGCATGCTTgatcatgcataaccaagcttgcacttCGCACCCTTACACTTTGACAGACCACTCACAAAATTTCCTGACCGAGCTGAACGAATTGATATCAGTCTTTCACCAACCACcaattcataataaaattaaaaaatagtaTGGTTGATTGGCgaggaaaaatatattaggcACACTTGTTTGGATaaaattggtatttatttttttgcaaatttatgaAGAAATGTAACAGTCGCTGTAAATGCAAATACTGTACTCCttataaatgatattataatgttaCTGGTTAGAACGGAAACAGTACAGTGCATGTCTTATCGCATTTAGTTCCTCTCTACCTAGCTCTGTCTATctccgaggaggaggaggaggaggagggtacTTTCTCCCCGGCAGAGCTGGCTGAGTCCCTGTCGTCTTTAAAACCGCATCAAGTAAGTCGATCCgcatttttatgtattttcctCGGTCCTCCATATTTTGTGAACCCTCAAAGTTACCCAGCGTTGTTCAATCTTATTTGTATTGCTAAAACCAATGACcagttgctatagtgaggtccactttataatggcagtggagaaagataggagaacaacgttgccaatcctttgtcttgtcaacgtcttctatagacagtagctgatacaggtctatttatgtaatattaactgtttattctcgtttctcttatgaatttcggggatgcgatattttgatttttcacatactctcttttttactatccacagctgtttcagccaaggatgaattatccttttaatgtcgttcagccagttttctcaaggatgagacctagtgcaatcgaatctttataatatcatgaacctactatgttctaaatttcgtgaaaattgttagagccgttttcgagatccgttaaacataaataatcagatataaaaatacagaaatcgctcgcttaatataataggattaattccacattgttaaaagacgatctggcgacagagcaaagcgagaaggagatagcactatccgctttgttgaatgatagacaaggatagcattgctaatcaaactcagccattataacgtggacctcactatagtcactaTATTCTAGTTGTTATTCAATTGACCGAATGTCAGATCAAATCAACCCAATGTTTTGCAGTGATTTGAATTGGTGTGTGGTTTCCGCAGGTGATGGTGATTGGTTCCGTGGTGTTGAACCAGATAGTGGTGGGACTTGCGGTGTCCTACCTGAGCGTCCTGATGTGTGGCATCGGTGTCCTGATGGCGTGGCGTGGCTTCTCTCCCCTCCGCCAACTGCCCACCTTCCACTGGGTGTGCGCCGAGTTGGCGCTCCACATAACTCTCACAGGTTCGTCCAAATACATCGACATAAACAAGTACATCgatttatctataatataataaagtaaatgattggcttatacacgtacgggataggaaattcacgaatgatgcagtctcaactactcaactgattaacttgaaattttgcatatagattcttaatttaccgaggatggttatagacctatttcaaattcttcaagatttcattacatcaagttatcagtttgtcaagttcttaatTAGACTATGGGTTTTCTGCTTGTAACAAATACGTCGACATCAACAAATCACTTTACCCATCCAACTACTGTACACACAAAAGTTTTAAGCCAAATTCCCACATTTCAGTGAACGTATCCAgtacagtaaaaatataattcctttcagatctaattggactattcatactcgctcgacCGTGCTGAGTGGGAACAGTCCAATCATAACTCATggcaattattatatttccactgaTTCTGATACTGAGATGTGTGAATCCAGCTTTATGCTCAATAGGGCAGAAAAGGATTACCATTGATCTTATGAGAGTGGACATAAAATGTTTGTCTGACAATAGTACTTCAcgtcacaagtccggtaacggtagtttaccgcataagtatgattgtttctgcccgaaacgtagttgagggcagaattattatacgaatgcggtaaatacgttaccgtacaagttacgtacaatattttttgtcatacttttctcagaaagaataatattgctgagaaacagtaaccattacctgctgctgctcgagctactgcattctataaacaagACCTAGCCCATAGCTCCTATGTCATAACAGACCCATCTAGctcgaataaaataataaaggccaaTGTTAAAAatgtcagatgagttcttacaaattgaaacttattagttgagttctaataatatttgagttattCTATTAGTTACTTAGATATTATTAACTCACTCTCTTCTTCTTACTGAAGTTCTCAACAATAAgaagtttaaattattgttaccaATATAACAACTAAAGACTATAACGCTAAGACTATATAGctatttgaatcaatttgaatgttcctatttcggaa
This genomic interval from Nilaparvata lugens isolate BPH unplaced genomic scaffold, ASM1435652v1 scaffold8869, whole genome shotgun sequence contains the following:
- the LOC120349234 gene encoding uncharacterized protein LOC120349234, with translation MVIGSVVLNQIVVGLAVSYLSVLMCGIGVLMAWRGFSPLRQLPTFHWVCAELALHITLTAHSQAAPRVDGSNLSYRHLLSSHRAHIQQSVAALPRGKLQHR